One window from the genome of Streptomyces sp. NBC_01476 encodes:
- a CDS encoding DUF1062 domain-containing protein: MLDIWVVMPTCLPLVRRRCHACASERFKASGKFRVNANHKLIDAWLLVLCTACGETAKLTVLERENVRSVRPGLLDRLHANDPGLTAELLQDPLVLHRHRIALDWDGAWRLDTGGWEHLDREVIDVLVRFTARIPVRPVRLIAEGCRLSRAETERLITAGTLVSAVRLSGKLPGDFTFTLKR, from the coding sequence GTGCTCGATATCTGGGTGGTCATGCCCACCTGCCTGCCGCTCGTCCGCCGCCGCTGCCACGCGTGCGCGTCCGAGCGCTTCAAGGCGAGCGGCAAATTCCGCGTCAACGCGAACCACAAACTCATCGACGCGTGGCTCCTCGTGCTCTGCACCGCCTGCGGGGAAACCGCGAAGCTCACGGTCCTGGAGCGGGAGAACGTGCGCTCCGTACGACCCGGGCTGCTGGACCGGCTGCACGCCAACGACCCCGGTCTGACAGCCGAGTTGCTCCAGGATCCGCTGGTCCTGCACCGTCATCGCATCGCCCTCGACTGGGACGGCGCCTGGCGCCTCGACACCGGCGGATGGGAGCACCTGGACCGCGAGGTGATCGATGTCCTGGTCCGCTTCACGGCACGGATCCCGGTCCGGCCGGTGCGGCTGATCGCCGAAGGCTGCCGCCTCTCGCGGGCCGAGACCGAGAGACTGATCACGGCGGGCACGCTCGTTTCAGCGGTCCGGCTGAGCGGCAAACTCCCCGGCGACTTCACCTTCACGCTCAAGCGCTGA
- a CDS encoding winged helix-turn-helix transcriptional regulator gives MTNSAGDVFLADCPARLAIEIMTDKWAVVVVFALSRKPCRHGELVDLVGGISRKVLTQTLRRLQGYGLVDRRAYAETPPRVEYSLTDLGRTLVEPIAVLSEWAKSYGEAIVSFQEAAEGDAAAG, from the coding sequence ATGACCAACTCGGCGGGAGACGTCTTCCTCGCCGACTGCCCCGCTCGGCTGGCGATCGAGATCATGACCGACAAGTGGGCCGTCGTCGTGGTGTTCGCACTCAGTCGTAAGCCGTGCCGGCACGGCGAACTCGTCGACCTCGTCGGCGGCATCTCGCGCAAGGTCCTCACCCAGACGCTGCGCCGCCTCCAGGGCTACGGCCTCGTCGACCGGCGCGCGTACGCCGAGACGCCCCCGCGCGTCGAGTACAGCCTGACCGACCTCGGCCGGACACTCGTCGAACCCATCGCCGTCCTCTCGGAATGGGCGAAGTCGTACGGCGAGGCCATTGTCAGCTTCCAGGAAGCGGCGGAAGGGGACGCGGCCGCCGGCTGA